One segment of Flammeovirga agarivorans DNA contains the following:
- a CDS encoding ribonucleoside-diphosphate reductase subunit alpha codes for MSEITLTAEASNLEASPKWMTHEGLQTLNNGYLLEGETVRDAVTRIAKAAATRLKRPDFEKRFFDAIWNNYLCPASPVWSNMGTERGLPISCFGSYVPDSIAGIGSTLAEVMMMSKIGGGTSINMSDVRPRGAEITNNGTSNGVYPFLEMFDSVINGTNQGSTRRGMLAAYLDVEHEDIDEFLTIKDVGKTIQNIFMGVTVSDNFIQKVREGDRRSREVWAKVIKSRIEKGIPYVLYKDNANNQRPRWYKDQGMEIKASNLCSEIMLPSNEEESFVCCLSSLNLVRYDEWKDTDLVETATFFLDAVMEEFIDKAKGIDHMQRAVNFAKNHRALGLGVLGWHSFLQKKKIPFAGIAADSWTRIIFKQIKEQSIRASEKLANAYGEPKVMMDTGRRNSTLLTIAPTTSNALIAGGYSTGIEPMASNYYVMDSAKGVFSRKNKQLEELLEEKGLNNDDIWKQILADGGSVQNINALTPEEKELFLTFKEINQMAIVRQAALRQQFIDQSQSLNLNFPPSTPVKDINAVMLEAHALGVKTLYYQRSESILRAQMNVTEDVCVSCEG; via the coding sequence ATGTCTGAAATTACTTTAACTGCTGAAGCATCTAATTTGGAAGCAAGCCCAAAATGGATGACTCATGAAGGATTGCAAACTTTAAATAACGGTTACCTATTAGAAGGTGAAACTGTAAGAGATGCTGTAACAAGAATTGCTAAAGCTGCTGCAACTCGATTAAAAAGACCCGATTTCGAAAAAAGATTCTTTGACGCTATTTGGAATAACTATTTATGTCCTGCTTCACCTGTATGGTCAAATATGGGTACAGAAAGAGGATTACCAATCAGTTGTTTTGGTAGTTATGTGCCTGATAGTATTGCTGGTATCGGTTCTACTTTAGCAGAAGTAATGATGATGTCGAAAATTGGTGGAGGTACTTCTATCAATATGTCTGATGTACGTCCTAGAGGTGCTGAAATTACAAATAATGGTACTTCTAACGGTGTATACCCTTTCTTGGAAATGTTTGATTCAGTAATCAACGGTACAAACCAAGGAAGTACAAGAAGAGGTATGCTTGCTGCTTACCTTGACGTTGAGCATGAAGATATCGACGAATTTCTAACTATTAAAGATGTTGGAAAGACAATTCAAAACATCTTCATGGGTGTAACTGTTTCTGATAACTTTATTCAAAAGGTAAGAGAAGGAGACAGACGTAGCCGTGAGGTTTGGGCAAAAGTGATCAAATCGAGAATTGAAAAAGGCATTCCTTATGTCTTATATAAAGATAACGCGAACAATCAACGTCCAAGATGGTACAAAGATCAAGGGATGGAAATCAAAGCCTCTAACCTTTGTTCTGAGATTATGCTTCCTTCTAATGAAGAAGAATCATTCGTTTGTTGTTTGTCATCATTAAACTTAGTGCGTTATGATGAGTGGAAAGATACTGACTTAGTTGAGACAGCTACTTTCTTCTTAGATGCAGTAATGGAAGAGTTTATTGATAAAGCCAAAGGTATTGATCATATGCAAAGAGCTGTGAACTTTGCTAAAAACCATAGAGCTTTAGGTCTGGGTGTTTTAGGATGGCATAGCTTCTTACAAAAGAAGAAAATTCCTTTTGCTGGTATTGCGGCTGATTCTTGGACAAGAATTATCTTCAAACAAATTAAAGAGCAATCTATCAGAGCTTCAGAAAAGTTAGCGAACGCTTATGGTGAGCCTAAGGTAATGATGGATACAGGTAGAAGAAACTCTACATTGTTAACTATTGCTCCTACAACTTCTAATGCTTTGATTGCTGGTGGATACTCTACTGGTATTGAGCCAATGGCAAGTAACTATTATGTAATGGACTCTGCTAAAGGTGTATTCTCAAGAAAAAATAAGCAGTTAGAAGAGTTGTTAGAAGAAAAAGGATTGAACAATGATGATATCTGGAAACAAATTTTAGCAGATGGTGGTTCAGTACAAAACATCAATGCTTTAACTCCAGAAGAGAAAGAATTGTTTCTTACTTTCAAAGAAATCAACCAGATGGCTATTGTTCGTCAAGCTGCGTTACGTCAACAATTTATTGACCAATCTCAAAGCTTGAACTTGAACTTCCCTCCATCAACACCGGTAAAAGATATTAATGCGGTAATGCTTGAAGCACATGCTTTAGGAGTAAAAACATTATACTACCAAAGAAGTGAAAGTATTTTGAGAGCTCAAATGAATGTCACAGAAGATGTTTGTGTCTCATGTGAGGGTTAA
- a CDS encoding efflux RND transporter permease subunit — MINLAKFSIEKNRIVLSILGVVMLMGVMFYDTLSRDSMPPYTVRVASIVTSFPGASPNRVEDLVTDKIEKVVQELPELKEVTSDSRTGLSIINVELKMEVAPEDLQDVWDRLRRKLEMMNDLPGNVHPQLQDEGIGEVFGIVLGISSDGFSYAEVKEVADDLRNDLISLNDAAKVEINGLQEERVFIKFDNVKLKRYGLTSNGLQSIISATNILNSGGEINVDDTRIVLEPTGNFDELSDIRNMLISVGSKGNVIKLSDVAVIEKGYIYPESQIVKVSGKKGVSLHISLKEGSNILTLGNEVDHVIEEYNEMLPIGLEVSRISSLDEYIENKVSDFEVNLLQSIVIVLAVMIIFLGFRTGLVIASLIPIVTITTFMVMGLLDVGINQISLAALIMALGMMVDNAIVVAESIMVKMEEGIEVKKAAIDSVQELFNPLLISTLTTSAAFLSFYMAESVMGDIMGPIFVVITIALLSSWVISLSIISLLCVYFLKVKPVNKVEKQKLLDKMIDALKNGYQKVILIALKYKRTVVSGVAVLFVMSIFGFGLLDVLFFPKSDRNMITIDINLPQGTKIEKTQEVVSTMEEYFRSHLLVNDDREEGIVSWTSYIGEGPSAYDLGYSADEPNANYAHILVNTTHHLVNSNLIEQIDSYCFKEFPNADIKTVLLGAGGGGAPIEVKVSGKNPERLTEISNTIKERLTSISGTKNVKDNWGPKGLKFIVEIDQNKAQAAGITNQDIAISLQTILEGFKTGEYREDEKSIPIILQSKENSSQSLSTLKTTNVYSQNSGKSVPLSQVAKVIPHWQYTQIKRENLKRSINVESELTASGNANEIMVELKPWLEEQQQTWGKGYTYSLGGDEQESAENMGAVFKYLPLSAFIIVMLLIIQFNSFRKMSLIVLTIPLGVIGMVLGLLIFQVPFGFMAFLGVISLAGIVINNAIVLVERIEVEEKELKKSPQEAIVSACLQRFRPIILATFTTVLGLVPLYLGGGAIWEPMAVTIMVGLLFGTVITLIFVPSYYSILFKVNYTPEQLEALKK; from the coding sequence ATGATAAATTTAGCCAAATTTTCAATCGAGAAAAACCGTATTGTATTAAGTATTTTAGGCGTAGTAATGCTAATGGGCGTAATGTTTTATGATACTTTATCTAGAGATAGTATGCCCCCTTATACGGTGCGAGTTGCGTCAATTGTTACTTCATTTCCTGGAGCGAGTCCCAATAGAGTCGAAGACTTAGTTACAGATAAAATAGAGAAAGTTGTACAGGAATTACCAGAATTAAAAGAGGTAACTAGTGATTCTAGAACAGGACTGTCAATAATTAATGTTGAGCTAAAAATGGAAGTTGCTCCTGAGGACTTACAGGATGTATGGGACAGACTAAGAAGAAAATTGGAAATGATGAATGACCTTCCGGGGAATGTTCACCCTCAGTTGCAAGATGAAGGAATTGGAGAGGTTTTCGGAATTGTATTGGGGATTTCAAGTGATGGATTTTCTTATGCAGAAGTAAAGGAAGTAGCAGATGACCTAAGAAATGATCTTATCAGCTTGAATGATGCCGCAAAAGTAGAAATAAACGGCTTACAAGAGGAAAGAGTCTTTATTAAGTTTGATAATGTAAAATTGAAGAGATATGGTTTGACATCCAATGGTTTGCAATCAATTATTAGTGCGACTAATATTTTAAACTCTGGAGGAGAAATTAATGTTGATGACACAAGAATTGTATTGGAACCTACAGGAAACTTTGACGAACTGTCGGACATTAGAAACATGTTAATCTCAGTCGGAAGTAAAGGAAATGTGATCAAGCTGTCGGATGTTGCTGTTATTGAAAAAGGATATATCTACCCAGAATCACAGATCGTAAAAGTGAGTGGTAAAAAAGGAGTTTCATTACATATCTCTTTGAAGGAGGGTAGCAATATTTTGACTCTTGGAAATGAAGTAGATCATGTAATTGAAGAGTACAATGAAATGTTGCCCATTGGTTTAGAGGTGTCAAGAATTTCATCATTGGATGAATATATAGAAAACAAAGTAAGTGATTTTGAAGTCAACCTTTTACAATCTATTGTAATTGTACTAGCAGTAATGATCATCTTCTTAGGTTTTAGAACAGGTTTAGTCATTGCGAGTTTAATACCTATTGTAACTATCACAACTTTTATGGTAATGGGATTGCTAGATGTTGGTATCAATCAGATTTCATTAGCCGCATTGATCATGGCACTAGGAATGATGGTAGATAATGCCATTGTGGTTGCAGAATCGATTATGGTTAAAATGGAAGAAGGCATTGAAGTCAAAAAAGCAGCCATCGATTCAGTACAGGAATTATTTAATCCTTTATTGATTTCAACACTAACTACCTCTGCTGCTTTCTTATCATTCTATATGGCTGAATCAGTAATGGGAGATATCATGGGACCTATCTTCGTCGTGATTACTATAGCTTTACTTTCTTCTTGGGTGATTTCTTTGAGTATTATTTCACTCTTATGTGTTTATTTCTTAAAAGTAAAACCAGTCAATAAAGTAGAAAAGCAAAAGCTTTTGGATAAGATGATTGATGCGTTAAAAAACGGGTATCAAAAGGTTATTCTTATTGCTTTAAAATATAAGAGAACAGTGGTATCTGGCGTAGCTGTTTTGTTTGTCATGTCAATTTTTGGCTTTGGTCTTTTGGATGTATTATTCTTTCCAAAGAGTGATAGAAATATGATTACGATTGATATTAATTTACCTCAAGGAACAAAAATTGAAAAAACACAAGAGGTGGTATCAACTATGGAAGAATACTTTAGAAGTCACTTATTAGTAAATGATGACAGAGAAGAGGGTATTGTTTCTTGGACTTCTTATATTGGGGAAGGCCCATCTGCATATGATTTAGGATACAGTGCAGACGAACCTAATGCCAACTATGCACATATTTTAGTCAATACTACCCACCACCTAGTGAACTCTAATTTGATAGAACAAATTGATAGCTACTGCTTTAAAGAGTTTCCTAATGCAGATATAAAAACGGTTTTACTTGGAGCTGGTGGCGGAGGAGCACCAATAGAAGTGAAAGTGTCAGGTAAAAACCCAGAACGTTTAACAGAAATTTCAAATACAATAAAAGAGAGGTTGACTTCAATTTCAGGAACTAAAAATGTAAAAGACAATTGGGGGCCAAAAGGCTTGAAATTTATTGTTGAAATTGATCAGAATAAAGCACAAGCTGCAGGTATAACCAATCAGGATATTGCTATTTCATTGCAAACGATTTTGGAAGGCTTTAAAACTGGGGAATATAGAGAAGACGAGAAATCGATTCCAATTATATTACAAAGTAAAGAGAACTCTTCTCAATCATTATCTACTTTAAAAACAACCAATGTTTACAGTCAAAATTCAGGAAAGAGTGTTCCTTTAAGTCAAGTAGCGAAAGTGATACCTCATTGGCAATACACACAGATCAAAAGAGAAAACCTTAAAAGATCTATCAATGTCGAAAGTGAATTGACAGCAAGTGGTAATGCCAATGAGATTATGGTAGAATTGAAACCTTGGTTAGAAGAGCAACAACAAACTTGGGGTAAAGGGTATACTTATAGTTTAGGAGGTGATGAACAAGAAAGTGCTGAAAACATGGGAGCTGTATTTAAATACTTACCATTGTCAGCTTTTATCATCGTGATGTTATTGATAATCCAGTTCAATTCATTCAGAAAGATGTCACTGATTGTGTTAACTATTCCATTGGGTGTTATAGGTATGGTGTTAGGTCTTTTAATCTTTCAAGTACCATTCGGATTTATGGCCTTTTTAGGGGTGATTTCACTAGCAGGTATTGTGATCAATAATGCCATTGTATTGGTAGAAAGAATAGAGGTAGAGGAAAAAGAATTGAAAAAATCACCACAAGAAGCCATCGTTTCAGCTTGTCTTCAAAGATTCCGACCTATCATATTAGCAACATTCACAACAGTGTTAGGCTTAGTACCTCTTTATTTAGGAGGAGGAGCGATTTGGGAACCAATGGCAGTGACTATCATGGTAGGATTATTATTCGGAACAGTCATTACCCTAATCTTTGTACCATCATATTACAGTATTCTTTTTAAGGTGAATTATACTCCAGAACAGCTGGAGGCACTTAAAAAGTAA
- a CDS encoding efflux RND transporter periplasmic adaptor subunit, with the protein MKNIKFLYPFLAVLMISISCTNEQYEEEKAIRSVRYLKIEKQNIDDKRTYSGYAVASQEVELSFRNNGIVTEKLVKVGQKVKKGDLLMRLDNVKAKLSFEQSLSALNAAKSDMLTAKSEYIRGKVLYEKGNFTLSKYETLKNTFENAINQYASAERKLAIDKEQIRFGYIYAPKDGTIAAVEANLNETVSNGQTVIKLNEGDGINVMVGVPENVISQIHQHETVALNFTSSDEILSGRVTEISPIIDNESATFPVKIELEEIASSIYSGMVAEVTFNFSSDQEVHTSIVLPLSAVGEDQEGNFVYYITKDQGDTATVHKRKIQVGDLLDHGIIIESGLTEGDMIVTAGLQTLLTGQTVKL; encoded by the coding sequence ATGAAAAATATAAAGTTTTTATATCCTTTTTTAGCTGTTCTAATGATTTCTATTTCATGTACAAACGAACAATATGAAGAAGAAAAAGCGATTAGAAGTGTACGTTATTTAAAAATTGAAAAGCAAAATATCGACGACAAGAGAACATACAGTGGTTATGCAGTCGCAAGCCAGGAAGTTGAATTGAGTTTTAGGAATAATGGAATCGTAACAGAAAAATTAGTGAAAGTAGGACAGAAAGTAAAGAAAGGAGATTTACTAATGAGACTGGATAACGTAAAAGCAAAATTATCATTTGAGCAATCATTATCTGCATTAAACGCTGCAAAATCAGATATGCTTACGGCGAAGTCAGAATACATTAGAGGTAAAGTGTTGTACGAAAAAGGCAACTTTACTTTAAGTAAATACGAGACACTAAAAAACACATTTGAGAATGCTATTAATCAATACGCCTCAGCTGAGAGAAAGCTTGCAATAGATAAAGAACAAATTAGATTTGGTTACATCTACGCCCCTAAGGATGGTACTATTGCAGCTGTCGAAGCCAATCTAAATGAAACAGTAAGCAATGGTCAAACTGTGATCAAACTGAATGAAGGCGACGGTATAAATGTAATGGTGGGTGTACCTGAAAATGTAATTTCTCAAATTCATCAGCATGAAACAGTAGCACTGAATTTCACTTCCAGCGATGAAATTCTAAGTGGTAGAGTAACTGAGATATCACCGATTATCGATAACGAAAGTGCGACTTTCCCAGTGAAAATAGAGTTAGAGGAAATAGCATCATCGATATATTCAGGTATGGTTGCTGAAGTCACTTTCAATTTTTCATCAGACCAAGAAGTCCATACATCAATTGTGTTGCCTTTAAGTGCAGTAGGTGAAGATCAGGAAGGAAACTTTGTCTATTACATCACCAAAGATCAAGGCGATACTGCTACTGTGCACAAAAGAAAAATTCAAGTAGGAGACCTACTGGATCACGGTATCATCATTGAGTCAGGACTAACTGAAGGCGATATGATTGTTACTGCAGGCCTTCAAACTTTATTAACTGGACAAACTGTAAAACTTTAA
- a CDS encoding ribonucleotide-diphosphate reductase subunit beta — MSLLDKRVAYKPFEYPKAQEFIDAIHQTFWIHSEVNFDADIQQFKTNLSDHERDVIGNILKTFAQTETNVQDDFWGVIGQFIPKPEIKAMAITFAENEARHASAYARLNELLDLDNFEAFLEDETAMERLEMLSQVTVDAQGNAKPEDLLQSIAIFSCFTENVNLFSQFAILLSFKKFKNQLKGIGNIIKWSAKDENSHARAGMWLYNSMIAEYPELNTEELQNRIYEAAKISHDVEVRLLTGIFENGEFDFLPINHLVHFMRDRLNKSLSEIGLKPTFEVDKEVLKEMQWFDEEVFGLAHDDFFAVRPTEYTKKTQSVTADDLF, encoded by the coding sequence ATGAGTTTACTAGATAAACGTGTAGCTTACAAACCTTTTGAATACCCAAAAGCACAAGAGTTCATTGATGCAATTCATCAGACTTTTTGGATTCACTCAGAAGTGAATTTTGATGCTGATATTCAGCAATTCAAAACAAACTTAAGTGATCATGAGCGTGATGTTATTGGTAATATTTTAAAGACATTTGCACAAACAGAAACAAACGTTCAGGATGATTTCTGGGGTGTGATCGGACAATTTATTCCTAAACCGGAGATTAAAGCAATGGCGATCACTTTTGCAGAAAATGAAGCTAGACATGCATCAGCGTACGCTCGTTTAAACGAATTGTTAGATTTGGATAATTTTGAGGCATTCCTAGAAGATGAAACAGCTATGGAACGTCTTGAAATGTTATCACAAGTGACAGTTGATGCACAAGGAAATGCAAAACCAGAAGATTTACTTCAGTCGATTGCTATTTTCTCTTGTTTCACTGAAAATGTAAACTTATTCTCTCAGTTTGCTATTCTTCTTTCATTCAAAAAATTCAAGAACCAATTAAAAGGTATTGGTAATATCATTAAGTGGTCTGCGAAAGATGAAAACTCACATGCAAGAGCGGGTATGTGGTTATACAACTCAATGATTGCTGAATACCCTGAGTTGAATACTGAAGAATTACAAAACCGTATTTATGAAGCGGCTAAGATTTCTCATGATGTTGAAGTAAGGTTACTTACAGGCATCTTTGAAAATGGGGAGTTTGATTTCTTACCAATCAATCACTTGGTACATTTCATGAGAGATCGTTTAAATAAGAGTTTATCAGAAATTGGTTTAAAGCCAACTTTCGAAGTAGACAAAGAAGTACTTAAAGAAATGCAATGGTTTGATGAGGAAGTATTCGGCCTTGCTCATGATGATTTCTTTGCCGTACGTCCAACAGAATATACAAAGAAAACTCAGTCAGTTACCGCTGACGATTTATTCTAA
- a CDS encoding GbsR/MarR family transcriptional regulator, which yields MNKEEILEQLSITHQGGGFSPLAGKILGVFYLSNDKYLTFNDLVEITGATKGAVSKALKSLKDKHRVDSILDPNSSRKRLFYLDSDGISTYMDLVVQNMTRETELIDECVSRRNDNAPDIKELMSKTVTFNKEIIQFLKLVTHKYFPKD from the coding sequence ATGAATAAAGAAGAAATATTAGAGCAATTATCTATCACCCACCAAGGGGGAGGCTTCTCACCATTAGCAGGTAAGATATTAGGTGTATTTTATTTGTCAAATGATAAATACCTTACTTTTAATGATTTAGTGGAGATCACTGGAGCAACGAAAGGAGCAGTAAGTAAAGCCCTTAAATCATTAAAAGATAAACATAGAGTGGACTCTATTTTGGATCCTAATTCATCAAGAAAAAGATTATTCTACTTAGATTCTGATGGTATTTCAACCTACATGGATCTTGTTGTACAGAATATGACTAGGGAAACAGAACTAATTGATGAATGTGTTTCTAGAAGAAATGATAATGCTCCTGATATTAAAGAGTTGATGAGTAAAACAGTTACTTTCAATAAAGAGATTATTCAATTTCTTAAGTTGGTAACACATAAATACTTTCCGAAGGATTAA
- a CDS encoding autotransporter outer membrane beta-barrel domain-containing protein, translated as MKKRTTSLHFICLFLLISSTSFSQKNEHTRDFDRGIKNRVFIPKGQWLAGATFQYSHHNNDNYQFLILEDWDGDGYNLNVSPYFAYFIKDNLAIGGRFGYTRGQLNIDQLNMDLGDDLSFSVNGSSQVSHTYSTSFFMRNYISLGRSNRFGLFNEVRLSYSYGQSKELAVGDHKLDIRGIYTTTNQVSLGISPGMVAFINNNIAIETSLDVIGINYQWTHQTENQVDQGTRRSGNANFNLDIFTLNIGLSIYI; from the coding sequence ATGAAAAAAAGAACTACCTCACTACATTTTATTTGTCTATTCCTGCTTATCTCATCAACATCATTTAGTCAAAAAAATGAACATACTAGAGATTTTGATAGAGGCATTAAAAATAGAGTTTTTATTCCGAAAGGACAGTGGCTTGCTGGGGCAACTTTTCAATATTCACATCATAATAATGATAACTACCAATTTTTGATTTTAGAAGATTGGGATGGAGATGGATATAACCTGAACGTAAGTCCTTATTTTGCCTACTTTATTAAAGATAACCTTGCAATTGGGGGGAGATTCGGTTATACAAGAGGGCAATTGAATATTGACCAATTAAACATGGATTTAGGCGACGATCTGTCTTTTTCAGTCAATGGTTCATCTCAAGTTTCTCATACATATAGTACTTCTTTTTTTATGAGAAACTACATCAGTTTAGGGAGAAGTAATCGATTTGGTCTATTTAATGAAGTAAGGTTGTCCTACAGTTATGGGCAATCTAAAGAATTAGCAGTTGGAGACCATAAATTGGATATAAGAGGAATTTATACCACTACAAATCAAGTAAGTTTAGGAATATCACCAGGTATGGTTGCTTTTATTAATAATAACATTGCTATCGAAACATCTCTTGATGTGATAGGTATTAATTATCAATGGACACATCAAACAGAAAACCAAGTTGATCAAGGAACGCGTAGATCAGGTAATGCTAACTTCAACTTAGATATTTTCACATTAAACATTGGCCTTTCCATCTATATCTAA
- a CDS encoding TolC family protein, producing the protein MKKYLLLTCYVFMLSLSLFAQEKLSIGIMVDAKSNDNQTLYEQLTSEINHLVGKEYVIDFQEVLSCDNDPQKARLNYKTLVDNKADIILSFGIANSIMFYESNIEFEVPTILLSFVNKDIIDEIPFRQKSSGIKNFTYFITPYSYKDDLKDFSQLVKYQHVGIVVDDYVLELTPIVSFLEHALATEDFKYTLIPVQKGQKVDLPSDIDAVYVNSVSQLSKSELLDLITEINTKKLPSFSAYGVKEVEMGILATNQPKVNIDQIFRRIALTIEAISSGEDAATLPVEVNYDKELTINLQVADWLGLNVTNSELVQYNLVDEKINLNQEQFSLKQLMNLMVNQNLELDVERKNIELKNQEVKLSKSNYLPEVAVNAGGNYLNPEMAELSFGQNPEYMVNGNVQLNQIIYSAAASANISISKSNLKAQKEEYNAKELDALLEIGTAYFNTLIFDANKHIQFQNLSLTKENLKLSEQNIELGVGGKSDLLRFRSQLAQNTQSMIEAKNAEAQSHLVLNQLLNLPMEENIALKDSLMLFNEKTLSEYNGLISLLDNPRDRMLLIDFLIDEAKVNAPELKGIEYSKEAINRNYKLQKNGRFLPTVALQGQYNQFLYRDGAGMNLPAGFPEVPLNNYTVGVNVSIPIFQQNTRNVNQQKTKIQYDQLLVQKNQFEVGIDKYIHEIILALTNEIANIEISKSNLEVSQENVALSQDEYANGIIPVIQLIDAQNDFLETQLALTTAQYNYFMVSLQLQRAIGHFFIISSEEKNTAFMARAMQYIRQ; encoded by the coding sequence ATGAAAAAATATTTACTACTTACATGTTATGTATTTATGCTTAGTCTCTCTCTATTTGCTCAAGAGAAATTATCAATAGGTATTATGGTTGATGCTAAATCAAATGATAATCAGACTTTGTACGAACAGCTTACCTCTGAAATTAATCATCTTGTTGGTAAAGAATATGTCATCGACTTTCAAGAAGTATTGTCTTGTGACAATGACCCACAAAAGGCAAGGTTAAATTATAAAACCCTTGTAGATAATAAAGCAGATATTATACTCTCTTTTGGTATTGCTAATTCAATTATGTTTTATGAATCAAATATTGAGTTTGAAGTGCCAACCATCTTGCTAAGCTTTGTCAATAAAGATATTATTGATGAAATACCGTTTAGACAGAAAAGTTCTGGAATAAAGAATTTTACCTACTTTATAACTCCTTATTCTTATAAAGATGACCTAAAGGATTTTAGCCAGTTGGTGAAATATCAACATGTAGGGATTGTAGTTGATGATTATGTTTTAGAGTTAACACCAATTGTTTCATTTTTAGAACATGCTTTAGCAACTGAAGATTTTAAATACACTTTAATACCTGTTCAAAAAGGGCAAAAAGTAGATTTGCCTTCGGATATTGATGCGGTATATGTGAATAGTGTATCCCAATTATCTAAGTCAGAACTGTTAGACTTAATAACAGAAATCAATACCAAAAAATTACCTTCATTTTCTGCCTATGGAGTTAAAGAAGTAGAAATGGGGATATTGGCGACAAATCAACCAAAAGTAAATATTGATCAGATTTTCAGAAGAATCGCACTAACAATAGAAGCAATTTCTTCAGGTGAAGATGCTGCAACATTACCTGTGGAGGTAAATTATGATAAAGAACTGACAATTAATCTTCAAGTAGCAGATTGGTTGGGTTTGAATGTGACAAACAGTGAATTAGTGCAATATAATTTAGTGGATGAGAAAATTAATTTAAATCAGGAGCAATTCTCTCTAAAGCAACTCATGAATTTAATGGTCAATCAAAACCTTGAATTGGATGTAGAAAGGAAGAATATCGAGTTGAAAAATCAGGAAGTGAAACTTTCCAAGTCAAATTACTTACCAGAAGTAGCTGTGAATGCTGGAGGAAATTATTTAAACCCGGAAATGGCAGAGTTATCATTTGGACAAAATCCTGAATATATGGTCAATGGGAATGTACAATTAAATCAGATTATTTATTCTGCTGCTGCTTCAGCTAATATTTCTATTTCAAAATCTAATTTAAAGGCTCAAAAAGAAGAGTACAATGCAAAAGAGCTGGATGCACTTTTAGAGATAGGAACCGCTTATTTCAATACGTTAATCTTTGATGCTAATAAGCATATTCAGTTTCAAAATTTGAGCTTAACCAAAGAAAACTTAAAGTTATCGGAACAAAATATCGAATTAGGTGTTGGAGGAAAATCGGATCTACTAAGGTTTAGAAGTCAACTGGCTCAGAATACTCAATCTATGATAGAAGCTAAGAATGCGGAGGCACAATCACACTTAGTATTAAACCAACTTTTGAATTTGCCGATGGAAGAAAATATTGCATTAAAAGATAGTTTGATGTTATTTAATGAGAAAACATTGAGTGAATATAATGGCTTAATTTCCCTTTTGGATAATCCTAGAGACCGTATGTTGCTGATTGATTTTTTAATTGATGAGGCAAAAGTAAATGCCCCAGAATTGAAAGGAATAGAATACAGTAAGGAGGCTATAAACAGAAATTATAAACTGCAGAAAAATGGTCGTTTTCTTCCGACGGTTGCTCTTCAGGGACAGTACAATCAGTTTTTGTATCGTGATGGAGCAGGGATGAATTTGCCGGCAGGGTTCCCAGAAGTACCACTTAATAATTATACTGTTGGAGTTAATGTATCCATACCAATATTCCAACAGAATACTAGAAATGTCAATCAACAAAAAACTAAAATTCAATACGATCAATTATTGGTACAAAAGAACCAATTTGAAGTAGGAATTGATAAATATATTCATGAAATAATATTGGCACTAACGAATGAGATCGCTAACATCGAAATCTCTAAATCAAATCTAGAAGTCTCTCAAGAAAATGTAGCATTGTCTCAAGACGAGTATGCTAATGGAATTATCCCTGTGATACAATTGATTGATGCACAAAATGATTTTCTAGAAACACAACTAGCATTAACCACAGCACAGTATAATTATTTTATGGTGTCTCTACAATTACAAAGAGCAATTGGTCATTTCTTTATTATTAGTAGTGAAGAAAAGAACACTGCATTTATGGCTAGAGCAATGCAATATATTCGTCAATAG